Within the Maridesulfovibrio zosterae DSM 11974 genome, the region TAGGACTTCTTTTGAAGAACATTTGGCCGAATCTCTTGAATATATAAAATGCCGCAAGAACAAAGTTAAAATTCATTTTACTGTTTCTCCGGACCACAAAGAAGCTATCAGTACTCATATTAATGAAAGTATAGCAAAATTTAGTGGTAAAAAATTCGACATAACTTTTTCAGAGCAATCTAAGAAGACCGATACTGTTGCTGTCGATATGGATAATGAAATTTTTCGTACTTTTGATAATAAGATATTGTTTCGTCCTGCCGGACATGGTGCTTTGCTTGGGAATTTACAGCGGATGGGCGGTGATCTGGTTTATTTAAAGAATGTTGATAACGTTGTTCCTGACAGTAAGAAAGGGCCGACTATTGAGTATAAAAAACTTCTGGGTGGTTTACTTGTTCAATTGCAGGATCAAATTTTTGAATGCATAAATATGCTTGAAAATCACAATTGCAGTGAATTTGAGGTCGCTGTGGTATCCCTTTTTGCTGTATCCCGGTTAAATCTTCATCTGCCAATTAATTTTACCCAACTCAGCATACAAGAGCGTGTTGATTTTCTTTTGAAACATATATCCAGACCAGTTCGCGTATGTGGGATGGTAAAGAATCAAGGTGAACCCGGTGGCGGTCCCTTCTGGGTCAAGGGAAGTGACGGCTTTGCGTCACCGCAGATTGTCGAGAAGAGTCAGGTCGATATGACTGATTCAGATCAGGAGGAAATTTTAAAAACAGCAACTCATTTTAATCCTGTGGATCTTGTATGTGGCGTGCGTAATTATAAAGGGGAAAGATTTAACCTTATGAAATTTATGGATCCTGAAACT harbors:
- a CDS encoding DUF4301 family protein, which produces MTTENELRKIENDLIDIIDSTISVTDLSAQVERFKTGFPATHLDRACIIGDGIYRIKSKERDELLGIFEEAASQGRFSKFVPASGAATRMFKHLISKLNVEKDGGELEANDSLLVDDFMECLPMMPFYGSLKKVMAENGYDLEKCFDNAEYSTILEYLLTDKGLRFVEMPKGLIPFHSYDDSYRTSFEEHLAESLEYIKCRKNKVKIHFTVSPDHKEAISTHINESIAKFSGKKFDITFSEQSKKTDTVAVDMDNEIFRTFDNKILFRPAGHGALLGNLQRMGGDLVYLKNVDNVVPDSKKGPTIEYKKLLGGLLVQLQDQIFECINMLENHNCSEFEVAVVSLFAVSRLNLHLPINFTQLSIQERVDFLLKHISRPVRVCGMVKNQGEPGGGPFWVKGSDGFASPQIVEKSQVDMTDSDQEEILKTATHFNPVDLVCGVRNYKGERFNLMKFMDPETGFISTKSKDGRMLKAMELPGLWNGSMAKWITVFVEVPLSTFSPVKTVNDLLKREHQESVC